A segment of the Luteolibacter sp. Y139 genome:
GCGTCAGTGTTCCCAAGGTGACCGTGGTGCCACCCGTATAGGTATTGGTTCCTTCCAGCGTCCAGCTTCCCGCATCACGCTTGTTGAGGCTGGTGATCCCGGTCCCATCCTGAATCACCCCAGTGACCTTGTTGGCATCCGTTGATGCACCTTCAAGGATCAGTGTCCGCCCGCCGGCGATGTTGTTGGTCACCGTGCCAGTCAAGGTGAGCGCGCCACTGTCCGATTGGACGGTCGTGAAGCTGGCACCATCCGTCATCGTGATGTCACCTGTGAGCGTGTTGTTGCCGCTGAGGCTCGCGATCGCATAGCCGGAAGCACCGCTGCCATCATTGCTGGTCAGGAATGGATTCGGCAGCGTGATCCCACCTTGCAATTGCAGGCCGGACGCCAGGTTGCGGATGGTCACCAGACCCACACCCAGTGCACCGTTTGCTTCGGCTCTCAAAATGCCGCTGGCAACGTCGACGTCCCCGCTCAAGGAATTGGTCGAGTGCATGACCAGAGTGCCACCTCCGACCGTGGTCCTCCCCGAGTAGGAATGCGGTCCGGTGAGGGTGAACGTACCCACACCCTGCTTGTTAAAGCCGAGGGCTCCCGCAGGTCCATCCGCCAGCGTTCCATCAAACGCCCCGGTAACCGCGCTGACCACATACAGCCAGCGCTCCTCAAGCGAGCCGTTCGTAATGGTCCCCGTGCCGGTGATTCCCCCGGTGGTAAGATCGCCACCGGCAATCCCCGTCCTGGCCATCTGCACGGTTCCGGCAGCCACATTCAGCGTGCCCGCAACGACACTCGCTTCCGCATTCGGACCAAGGCTGGAAAGGATCAAGGTTCCCGCCCCCAATTTCGTCACGCCGTGAGCCGGAGCCTTCAGCTCTCCCATGGTCAACGTCCCGGAGTCGACCGTAATGGAGCGGTTCGTCCCGGCGCCGCCTACCCTCAAGGCCCCGGATCCCAGATCAAGATCGCTCGGGCCCACGAAGCTGAGGTCCACATTCAAGTTCTGCTGGTTGGTGGAGGACAAGGCAACCGGGGCACCGCTGGTGTTCCCAATCACGCCGCCATTGATCGTGAAGGGCCCCGAGCCGATCGCTAGCGAACTGTTGAGATTGAGCCGCCCATCATTCAGCACGGTCCCGTCCGCGTAAAAATTGGTGGAAGCCAGCGTGAGGGTTCCCGTCCCGTTCTTGGTCAGAGGTCCGCCCGCGATGCCAAAGCCACCATTGCTCGATATCGTGTAATTGACCGCGCTCGAGTTGTTGAATGTCGTCGTGGAAGGGCGCACATCGCCATCGTCGATCTGCACCGACTGGGCAGCGCCAGGCGCATCGTCAAAGACTACATCGTCCCCTTCGATGAAGTCGGTCGGCGAATTGTCGGACGTGAGTTTCCAATTCAGGGACCCTCCCACGTTGTTGATGGTCCACTGGCCGTTTTGCAGACCGGTCCACCGGATCGGGTTCCCGTTGATCTGGAGCGCGAGGTTGTTCCCGTTGAGAACGAGACCGCCAATGGATTGTCGTGCGCCCAAGACCGGACCGTTCACCACACCCACGGCAAAGTCGCCCACGTCAGCGGACGGAAATGAAGTGAAGCTGATCAGGTTGTTCGGACCGTTGTTCCATGCGCCTGTCCGGTTGACGTTGACGACGATCGCGCCATCCGTTCCCGAGGTGGTCAGCGCGCCAGCAGCAATCCCCACTGCCGTGCCGGAGATATTGGCAGTGATGGTCGCCGCCCCCGCAAAATTCAAGTTCCCGGTCGTGAATGTCCCGGAGCCGTTGTTGCCATTGGCAAGCGCAGCAAAGGGAGAGTTGGCGAAATTCACCTCACCCACCGTCCCGGTGCCATCGACAATCCCCTCGGTCACCGTGATGGCAGGCGTCAATGGAACCGTGCCGGTTTGAAGGAGTTTCGCATTCGAACCGGACACGGAAATTCCGCTGCTCGAATTGATCGCTCCAGTGCCGCCAATGATCAGAGTCCCCGTGCTTACCGTCGTGGCACCGGCATAGGTATTGGCTGCCGTGAGCGACAAGGGGTTTGGCCCCGCTTTGGTGAGAGCACCATTTGAAATCACCCCTGAGACGATGTGAGTCGCTGCCGGGTCCACCAGCGAGATCGTACGGACCACTCCACCCAGGTCCATCGAACCGGCAAGCGTCGTCGGATTGTTTCCGATGATCGAGAAATCTCCGCCAAGGACGATCGGGTTGAATATCGTCCTTCCAGCACCGCGTGACTTCAGCGATCCGCCGTTGATCGTGAGGGTGCCCGTTCCGAATGGACCACTGGTGACGGCATTGGCGGCTCCGGCAGAGCCGATGGCAAAGTCCATCACTCCGCTATTGAGGGTAAATCCACCGGTGTAAGTGTTTGCTCCCTCGAATCTCCACGTCCCCGTGCCATTCTTGATGAGCGCCAGTGTGTTGCCCGTGCCATTCGAGATCACGCCGCGATACAAGACGGAATCGACGGTGCCATTGGTCCCTGACAGGGTCAGCACGATATTGCCGGTGTTGGGAACGCCCGCCAGAGTCGTCGAGGCACTTGGATTGAACACAGGAACGGTTCCCGTGCTATTGGTGGTCCATGTTTGGTTTCCCGCCAGCAGCCACGAAGTAAGCGTCGCGACTCCGCCGAGCTTGCCAGTGCCATCGACGAGGATCCCGCCCGTTCCGAGAGTCAGTGATGGCGTGTTGGCCCCGGCAAAGCTCAGGCTTCCCTCTTCCACAGTGACGCTGTGGGCGGCCCTTGCTCCGGAAACCGTCACCGTG
Coding sequences within it:
- a CDS encoding beta strand repeat-containing protein — translated: MRSASTRLAIIHAGVVAFAPSFAAATNLYWDNNGATAGTTATPTGTWGTSNFWNTDAAGGAGTLSTVTTAADDVFFSAGTAATGAYTVTVSGARAAHSVTVEEGSLSFAGANTPSLTLGTGGILVDGTGKLGGVATLTSWLLAGNQTWTTNSTGTVPVFNPSASTTLAGVPNTGNIVLTLSGTNGTVDSVLYRGVISNGTGNTLALIKNGTGTWRFEGANTYTGGFTLNSGVMDFAIGSAGAANAVTSGPFGTGTLTINGGSLKSRGAGRTIFNPIVLGGDFSIIGNNPTTLAGSMDLGGVVRTISLVDPAATHIVSGVISNGALTKAGPNPLSLTAANTYAGATTVSTGTLIIGGTGAINSSSGISVSGSNAKLLQTGTVPLTPAITVTEGIVDGTGTVGEVNFANSPFAALANGNNGSGTFTTGNLNFAGAATITANISGTAVGIAAGALTTSGTDGAIVVNVNRTGAWNNGPNNLISFTSFPSADVGDFAVGVVNGPVLGARQSIGGLVLNGNNLALQINGNPIRWTGLQNGQWTINNVGGSLNWKLTSDNSPTDFIEGDDVVFDDAPGAAQSVQIDDGDVRPSTTTFNNSSAVNYTISSNGGFGIAGGPLTKNGTGTLTLASTNFYADGTVLNDGRLNLNSSLAIGSGPFTINGGVIGNTSGAPVALSSTNQQNLNVDLSFVGPSDLDLGSGALRVGGAGTNRSITVDSGTLTMGELKAPAHGVTKLGAGTLILSSLGPNAEASVVAGTLNVAAGTVQMARTGIAGGDLTTGGITGTGTITNGSLEERWLYVVSAVTGAFDGTLADGPAGALGFNKQGVGTFTLTGPHSYSGRTTVGGGTLVMHSTNSLSGDVDVASGILRAEANGALGVGLVTIRNLASGLQLQGGITLPNPFLTSNDGSGASGYAIASLSGNNTLTGDITMTDGASFTTVQSDSGALTLTGTVTNNIAGGRTLILEGASTDANKVTGVIQDGTGITSLNKRDAGSWTLEGTNTYTGGTTVTLGTLTLTKAYLSDTSAVTIANGATLQLAHALTDRVGSLTINGVVKGNGVYDATTDPGFISGTGKIRVGPEPGYASWTSGFPFTVGVNDAPEQDADGDGISNVLEYVLGGVPVGAGASDTSILPQQSLTATDLVLTFRRSDLSETDAIVKVQWSTTLGGWNDFATIGAVDALPAVDITEDSPTAALDTVVVRIPRSNAGGGKLFGRVVATKP